A region from the Vicia villosa cultivar HV-30 ecotype Madison, WI linkage group LG3, Vvil1.0, whole genome shotgun sequence genome encodes:
- the LOC131655263 gene encoding RNA-binding protein 1-like: MSSRINFNMDSDKAKLFVGGISRDTTEDILKHYFAKYGDVLYSTISFDRATRIPRGFGFVTFSDIGSAEKALQDNHVILGRKVEVRKAIPRSEQLQQNQLQNRGGSGYGNYECNSDQIKTKKIFVGGLPANISVEEFKRYFEGFGTITDVVVMQDSVTHRPRGFGFITYENEESVQNVTVKSFHDLNGRLVEVKRAVPREGNVGNDRFGGKIRYRIDRGAAEMFPHSSPSNMVNGFSPLPWYPSDVGYGYGSNAAYGCWYPMGAYGGNGYVAPSDVYRNFWYGQMVTGHQAPPYVNAMPSVAYVGGVGIVGGGAETWGYNAVLESPTNYKFGQPLIANGFVPCNMPLPHGVKQNVGTSSFKQSNGEISI; this comes from the exons ATGAGCAGTAGAATCAATTTCAACATGGATTCTGATAAAGCCAAACTCTTCGTTGGTGGCATTTCTCGCGACACTACCGAAGATATCCTCAAACACTATTTCGCTAAATACGGTGACGTTTTGTATTCCACCATCTCCTTCGACCGCGCTACTCGAATCCCAAGAGGGTTTGGCTTCGTTACATTCTCTGATATTGGTTCAGCTGAAAAAGCCCTTCAAGATAACCATGTTATTCTTGGACGAAAG GTAGAGGTGAGAAAAGCTATACCAAGAAGTGAGCAGTTACAACAAAATCAGTTACAGAATCGAGGGGGAAGTGGCTATGGTAATTATGAATGTAACAGTGATCAGATTAAGACTAAGAAGATTTTTGTAGGAGGTTTACCTGCTAATATATCTGTGGAGGAGTTTAAGAGATACTTTGAGGGGTTTGGTACGATAACTGATGTGGTGGTGATGCAGGATAGTGTGACTCATAGGCCGAGGGGGTTTGGGTTTATCACTTATGAGAATGAAGAATCCGTGCAGAATGTTACGGTGAAAAGTTTTCATGATTTGAATGGTAGGCTGGTTGAGGTTAAGAGGGCTGTTCCGAGGGAGGGGAATGTTGGTAATGATCGTTTTGGTGGGAAAATAAGGTATAGGATTGATAGAGGAGCGGCTGAGATGTTTCCTCATTCTAGTCCTAGTAACATGGTTAATGGATTTTCGCCTTTGCCTTGGTATCCTAGTGATGTGGGATATGGGTATGGATCAAATGCTGCCTATGGTTGTTGGTATCCTATGGGTGCGTATGGTGGGAACGGATATGTAGCTCCATCTGATGTTTATCGGAACTTCTGGTATGGGCAAATGGTAACTGGTCATCAGGCGCCGCCTTATGTTAATGCTATGCCAAGTGTTGCATATGTGGGTGGTGTTGGAATTGTAGGCGGTGGTGCTGAAACTTGGGGCTACAATGCCGTTCTTGAGTCCCCAACAAATTATAAATTTGGCCAACCGTTAATCGCGAATGGATTTGTTCCATGCAATATGCCATTGCCTCATGGTGTAAAGCAAAATGTTGGCACTTCAAGTTTTAAACAAAGTAATGGGGAAATTTCTATCTGA